The genomic stretch CCCATGTGCTGGCCCGCGAAATGGGCCGCAACCTGACTGTCAGCCCCTTTCTCAGCACCGCCGTCATGGCTGCAACCTTGCTGCGCCAATTCAGCGATGACAGCGCCACCAGCAAACTGAAACAGATCGCCGTCGGCGGACTGACCTATGCGCTGGCGTTGGATGAGACGGCAAAATTTTCGCCAGACCAGGTTGAGCTAACTGCGCAAAGCCGTGGCAACGGCTATGTGTTAAACGGTAAAAAGCGATTTGTCGTAGATGGTTGTGACGCGGACCGCATTCTGGTTTTGGCCAAAAGCGACGCGGGCCTGTGCCTGTTTGATCTGGCCAACAAGGCCCAGGGTCTGACCCAAAATGCGCTGAAAATGATCGACAGTCGTGATGCTGCGGACTTGATATTTGACGATGTCGAAGTCTCAGGCGAGGCCCTGTTGGGCGACCCCGGTGCAGGGTTTGATGTGTTGAAACCCGCGCTTGAGGCCGGACAGGCCGCATTGGCGGCTGAAACCACCGGACTGGCAGAGGCGGCATTTTCCCTGACCACCGATTACCTGAAAGAGCGCAAACAATTTGGCATTACCATCGGCAGTTTCCAGGCGTTGCAACATCGGGCGGCGCATCTGTGGTGCGAAATCGAGCTCACACATTCTGCGGTGTTGAATGCCGGCCGTATTCTGGACGAAACTCCAGATCAGGCGACACTTGCGGTCTCGGTCGCCAAGGCGCGGGCAACGGATACGGCCCAGAAATCGGTTCAAGAAGGGGTGCAGATGCATGGTGGCATTGGCATGACCGATGAATTCGACATGGGTTTTTATATGAAACGCGCCCGGGTCGCAGCCGAATGGCTGGGGGACTATGGCTATCACGCCGGGCTGGTTGCCCAATTGCGTGGCTTCTAAGGAGAGATTGAGATGCAGGATCTGTTTACACTCAACGGCAAAACCGCACTGATCACCGGCGGCGCAACCGGCATTGGCCGGATGGCGGCTGAAGCCATGGTCCGGGCTGGCGCCCGGGTCTTGATCGCCTCGCGTAAAGGCCATGCCTGCGAAGCCGTGGCGCAAGAACTGAACGCATTGGATGCACCGGGCTCGGCCGAAGGTTTTGCCGGCGATGTCGGCACCGAAGAGGGCATCATCGCCCTGGTGGATGAGGTTAAATCCCGCACCGAACAGCTTGATATTTTGATGAATAACTCTGGTATCACCTGGGGGGCAGAGCTCAAGGACTTCCCCCATCAGGCTTGGGAAAAGGTTATGAATGTCAATGTGACTGGCGTTTTTGATCTGACCCGTCGCTTGCTGCCAATGTTGATCAAAAGCGGTGAGCTGGGAGATCCGGCGCGGGTGATCAATGTAGGCTCGGTCATGGGGGAAATCCCTATGGGGGATGGCGCCTATAGCTATTCCGCCTCCAAGGCGGCGGTCATTCATATGTCCAAAATTCTTGCCAAGGAACTGGCCCATAAGCATGTCACGGTAAATGCGCTGGCCCCTGGGCCCTTTGTTTCCAGAATGACGGCCTTTGCCACCGGCGACGAGGAAAAGCGGGAAAAAGTCGGCAACGATGTCCCCCTTGGCCGGGTTGGCTGCTACGAGGATATCGCGGGCTCTGTGTTGTTTCTCAGCGGCAAGGGCGGCGCCTATGTCACAGGGGCGGTGGTGCCGATTTCAGGTGGTATCAATGTCATGTCCGGTCAGAATATTTTTGGCAGCGTAATGGAATAGAAAGGTCAAAGTTGACCCGTAATATTCTGAAATAAGGAAGAAAAGATGTCTTCACCCAATCAACGCCTCCCCAAGGCGCTGCAAAACCTGCGCCTGCCGCTGATCGGCTCGCCTTTGTTTATCATTTCGGTGCCTGAACTGGTGATTGCCCAGTGTAAGGCGGGCATCGTCGGCGCCTTTCCAGCGCTAAATGCCCGCGAAGGCGAGGGGGATCCGATCCTGCTGGAGGCTTGGCTCAAGCAGATCACCGAAGAGCTGGATCGCCACAATCAGGAAAACCCTGATCAGCCCGCCGCGCCCTTTGCGGTCAATCAGATCGTTCACCGCTCGAACGCGCGACTGGAACGCGACCTGGAAATCTGCAACCGCTGGAAGGTGCCGATCTGGATCACCTCGCTGGGCGCGCGTCCTGAAGTGAATGATGCGGCACATTCCTGTGGTGGCGTGGTGTTGCATGATGTGATCAACAATACCTTTGCCAAAAAGGCCATCGACAAGGGCGCTGACGGGCTGATTGCCGTGGCTGCCGGCGCTGGCGGCCATGCAGGCGAACAGTCGCCTTTTGCCTTGATCCGTGAAATCCGCAGCTGGTTTGATGGCCCGCTGGCGCTGTCCGGCGCAATCGCCAGCGGCGAAGCCCTGTTGGCGGCGCGCGCTTTGGGCGCCGATTTTGGCTATGCCGGCTCGCC from Phaeobacter sp. G2 encodes the following:
- a CDS encoding acyl-CoA dehydrogenase family protein, with product MAKLIQTEEETLLSEAAHGFLSKSAPVSRLREMRDSGEHSDPALWQEMAAAGWAGVLVPEAAEGSDMGHAAAHVLAREMGRNLTVSPFLSTAVMAATLLRQFSDDSATSKLKQIAVGGLTYALALDETAKFSPDQVELTAQSRGNGYVLNGKKRFVVDGCDADRILVLAKSDAGLCLFDLANKAQGLTQNALKMIDSRDAADLIFDDVEVSGEALLGDPGAGFDVLKPALEAGQAALAAETTGLAEAAFSLTTDYLKERKQFGITIGSFQALQHRAAHLWCEIELTHSAVLNAGRILDETPDQATLAVSVAKARATDTAQKSVQEGVQMHGGIGMTDEFDMGFYMKRARVAAEWLGDYGYHAGLVAQLRGF
- a CDS encoding SDR family NAD(P)-dependent oxidoreductase — translated: MEMQDLFTLNGKTALITGGATGIGRMAAEAMVRAGARVLIASRKGHACEAVAQELNALDAPGSAEGFAGDVGTEEGIIALVDEVKSRTEQLDILMNNSGITWGAELKDFPHQAWEKVMNVNVTGVFDLTRRLLPMLIKSGELGDPARVINVGSVMGEIPMGDGAYSYSASKAAVIHMSKILAKELAHKHVTVNALAPGPFVSRMTAFATGDEEKREKVGNDVPLGRVGCYEDIAGSVLFLSGKGGAYVTGAVVPISGGINVMSGQNIFGSVME
- a CDS encoding nitronate monooxygenase family protein, whose protein sequence is MSSPNQRLPKALQNLRLPLIGSPLFIISVPELVIAQCKAGIVGAFPALNAREGEGDPILLEAWLKQITEELDRHNQENPDQPAAPFAVNQIVHRSNARLERDLEICNRWKVPIWITSLGARPEVNDAAHSCGGVVLHDVINNTFAKKAIDKGADGLIAVAAGAGGHAGEQSPFALIREIRSWFDGPLALSGAIASGEALLAARALGADFGYAGSPFIATHEANAQQDYKQMIVESGAEDIVYSSLFTGVWGNYLKKSVSQAGLDPENLPQADSSSMNFGSGSSKPKAWKEIWGSGQGIGDVKSICSAGELVDRIASEYHAAGKKLASEFKS